One window of Manihot esculenta cultivar AM560-2 chromosome 17, M.esculenta_v8, whole genome shotgun sequence genomic DNA carries:
- the LOC110605378 gene encoding uncharacterized protein LOC110605378 isoform X1: MAFSNSKVLGNPLHYITAERSLPAIKRLAVDCVVHTDQLMLVSSLCWMLDIYGNLLLAPGVSAPSSSVVRLKEDKLQAPKTLNVSRRDALLCVTAEALGGFTILSAVEPAEARVGRVEMKKKIMQKLEKLREENAGISKTKTEQTTNTRSPTKEKILPNPQEGPIIEAIIP, from the exons ATGGCATTCTCAAATTCGAAGGTCTTAGGGAACCCACTTCACTACATAACTGCAGAAAGAAGCTTACCAGCCATCAAGCG ACTTGCAGTGGACTGTGTTGTGCATACCGATCAACTTATGCTAGTCTCAAGCCTGTGTTGGATGCTGGATATATATGGAAATTTATTGCTCGCACCCGGTGTATCTGCACCCAGCTCTAGT GTGGTAAGATTGAAAGAGGATAAATTGCAGGCACCAAAAACGCTTAATGTTTCACGGAGAGATGCATTGCTATGTGTTACAGCTGAAGCTTTAGGTGGATTCACCATTCTTTCTGCTGTAGAACCAGCCGAAGCTCGTGTTGGGAGAGTtgagatgaagaaaaagataATGCAGAAGCTCGAAAAGCTCAGGGAAGAGAATGCTGGGATATCGAAGACAAAAACTGAGCAGACGACTAATACTCGATCCCCTACTAAAGAGAAAATCCTTCCAAATCCACAAGAAGGACCTATTATTGAAGCCATCATTCCTTGA
- the LOC110605378 gene encoding uncharacterized protein LOC110605378 isoform X2, whose protein sequence is MAFSNSKVLGNPLHYITAERSLPAIKRSVIQVVRLKEDKLQAPKTLNVSRRDALLCVTAEALGGFTILSAVEPAEARVGRVEMKKKIMQKLEKLREENAGISKTKTEQTTNTRSPTKEKILPNPQEGPIIEAIIP, encoded by the exons ATGGCATTCTCAAATTCGAAGGTCTTAGGGAACCCACTTCACTACATAACTGCAGAAAGAAGCTTACCAGCCATCAAGCGGTCTGTGATTCAG GTGGTAAGATTGAAAGAGGATAAATTGCAGGCACCAAAAACGCTTAATGTTTCACGGAGAGATGCATTGCTATGTGTTACAGCTGAAGCTTTAGGTGGATTCACCATTCTTTCTGCTGTAGAACCAGCCGAAGCTCGTGTTGGGAGAGTtgagatgaagaaaaagataATGCAGAAGCTCGAAAAGCTCAGGGAAGAGAATGCTGGGATATCGAAGACAAAAACTGAGCAGACGACTAATACTCGATCCCCTACTAAAGAGAAAATCCTTCCAAATCCACAAGAAGGACCTATTATTGAAGCCATCATTCCTTGA
- the LOC110604755 gene encoding chaperone protein DnaJ translates to MVVMMMGTEHGQKELLSYYSVLGVSADSSIEDIKRAYRRLAMQWHPDRWTRSPSLLSQAKRKFQQIQEAYSVLSDEKKRALYDIGLYDPDEEDDEGFSDFMQEMLSLMAQNKREDKSYSMEELQTMFTEMAQGFESSLSYYTTSSVVDDPAQSKGACGDSKPIMDTSGSHFGVSSCWGMYGTSSYCS, encoded by the exons ATGGTGGTGATGATGATGGGGACAGAGCACGGACAGAAGGAGTTGCTATCTTATTATAGTGTTCTTGGTGTGAGCGCGGATTCTTCCATTGAAGATATAAAACGAGCGTATCGTAGGCTTGCGATG CAATGGCATCCTGATAGGTGGACAAGAAGCCCCTCTCTGTTAAGTCAAGCTAAACGTAAATTTCAGCAAATTCAGGAGGCTTATTCAG TGTTATCAGACGAGAAGAAAAGGGCATTGTATGATATAGGATTATATGACCCTGATGAAGAAGACGACGAG GGATTCTCTGATTTCATGCAAGAAATGTTGTCTCTCATGGCACAGAACAAGAGAGAG GACAAGAGCTATAGCATGGAGGAGTTGCAAACAATGTTCACAGAAATGGCACAAGGATTTGAATCTTCTTTATCATACTACACTACATCCTCTGTTGTTGATGACCCTGCACAGTCGAAAGGGgcctgtggtgattccaaaccCATTATGGATACCAGTGGCTCGCATTTTGGAGTATCAAGCTGCTGGGGGATGTATGGAACAAGCAGTTATTGCAGCTGA
- the LOC110604640 gene encoding glyceraldehyde-3-phosphate dehydrogenase, testis-specific — protein MRWFDFLMLLNLLLLVIASAPPIQAVDSRKLDENTVPGSTGEKCIPCTSSPPPPPPPPPPPALPPPSPKKPPSSYCPPPPPSFIYVPGPPGNLYTIDNDFNGAGRTSTMRLPVLIGCALLGFLLRHGV, from the coding sequence ATGAGATGGTTCGATTTCTTGATGCTGCTAAATTTGCTTCTCTTGGTTATTGCGTCTGCTCCGCCAATTCAAGCCGTGGATTCGAGAAAGCTTGATGAGAACACCGTGCCTGGCTCGACTGGTGAGAAGTGTATTCCCTGTACTTCAAgccctccaccaccaccaccaccaccgccTCCTCCAGCTTTGCCACCTCCATCTCCAAAGAAACCGCCTTCAAGTTACTGCCCTCCGCCTCCACCATCATTCATATACGTACCTGGTCCACCGGGGAACTTGTATACTATTGACAATGATTTTAACGGTGCTGGCCGAACCTCGACTATGAGGCTGCCGGTTCTGATTGGATGTGCGTTGTTAGGCTTTTTGCTGAGACATGGGGTTTAA
- the LOC110604757 gene encoding leucine-rich repeat extensin-like protein 5: MATDITLILSTVFFTSILLHLPSMTMSDEPCPYPCYSPPTGTGPVTVIGMTPPPPPYETGSYSPPGNYPTPTGNFPYNPSPNSGNNYYGPPPPDPILPYFPYYYRKPPHKTDASSAAGNVPKSRIMIATVTTFVFGFTLIF; encoded by the coding sequence ATGGCTACTGATATTACCCTAATCCTCTCCACCGTCTTCTTCACCTCCATacttctccatcttccctccatGACCATGTCCGATGAACCATGCCCTTACCCATGTTATTCTCCACCTACAGGCACCGGCCCGGTCACCGTAATCGGCATGACACCTCCACCGCCGCCGTATGAGACAGGATCATACTCACCACCAGGAAACTACCCAACACCAACTGGGAATTTCCCATATAATCCATCACCAAATTCTGGTAACAACTACTATGGTCCTCCTCCTCCTGACCCTATTTTGCCTTATTTCCCATACTACTACAGAAAGCCTCCTCACAAGACTGATGCCTCGTCGGCGGCGGGGAATGTTCCGAAGTCAAGAATCATGATAGCCACAGTTACGACTTTTGTTTTTGGTTTCACTTTGATATTTTAA
- the LOC122722241 gene encoding uncharacterized protein LOC122722241 has product MTTPPKGQVYSKHLLVSSLFQISNSFCLLETFALFRPLLDLPTSPFCPSHFQASEVKMDQIKPPKNLILSRESMDAALDALLAGQSVKEATQRVAEHLLRLPDRVLDVASRLGPLAAADRARPTNLMKPPRPRRSSTERMEEVPGVISEVAEETRLARADPILSPVDASAVGLEVSITEEEAPGQRKEVILIDEDVQEAPAGDAPVPDEVGSGLATDGGVIEKAGDKRPASPEMSAPAPARKKSRASKGSAPALPSLEKKKDVPTVPLMSASDNDILNVEDITHQSPASIVAEIIKERMFGGVTEASDPRLLALTGLLASSTREQAAFQSRPRGELGDTIREMLLMVDARDHSLRESVDRRVEEACLEENLSATSDARGNLAAAHEHAKSLEAELSHARRVLKESDKRATAAEVRCEEVLKQLSSAVDALRERDEAVSQKEEVQRQYEQLKVKFDAVLAQKSEAVARVVVLKQELSKQADSVKGLTLVAEESKLQNQQLCQ; this is encoded by the exons ATGACCACGCCGCCTAAAGGACAAGTCTACTCAAAACATCTCCTCGTCTCATCACTTTTTCAAATTTCGAATTCTTTCTGTCTTCTTGAAACCTTTGCCCTCTTCCGTCCTCTGCTCGATTTGCCTACATCGCCCTTCTGCCCCAGCCACTTTCAAG cttctgaagtGAAGATGGACCAAATCAAGCCCCCGAAGAACCTTATACTGTCCCGAGAGAGCATGGACGCTGCTCTGGATGCTCTCTTGGCTGGGCAATCTGTGAAGGAGGCTACTCAAAGGGTAGCCGAG caTCTTCTCAGGCTCCCAGACCGAGTTCTCGACGTAGCAAGTCGTCTCGGCCCTCTAGCCGCAGCAGATCGAGCTCGACCCACCAATCTTATGAAGCCCCCTCGGCCTCGACGCTCTTCTACTGAGAGGATGGAAGAGGTTCCAGGGGTTATTTCTGAAGTGGCTGAGGAAACCAGACTGGCGAGGGCAGATCCCATTCTTTCTCCTGTGGATGCTTCTGCTGTGGGACTTGAGGTCTCCATTACTGAAGAGGAGGCTCCAGGACAAAGAAAAGAGGTTATTCTTATAGATGAAGATGTTCAGGAGGCTCCTGCCGGAGATGCCCCTGTTCCTGATGAGGTTGGATCCGGCCTTGCTACTGATGGAGGTGTTATAGAGAAGGCTGGGGACAAGCGCCCCGCCTCCCCCGAAATGTCTGCCCcagctcctgctcggaagaaatctaGGGCTTCCAAGGGGTCGGCTCCAGCTCTCCCTTCTCttgagaagaaaaaggatgTTCCCACGGTGCCCCTGATGTCTGCTTCCGACAACGACATTTTGAACGTGGAGGACATCACTCATCAGTCTCCTGCGAGCATAGTTGCTGAAATCATCAAGGAGCGAATGTTTGGTGGCGTCACAGAGGCTTCAGATCCACGcttgcttgctctcactggtcTTCTAGCTAGTTCTACCAGGGAGCAGGCAGCGTTCCAGTCTCGACCTCGGGGGGAGCTGGGAGATacgatcagggagatgctcctgatg gtggacGCTCGTGACCACTCTCTTCGGGAGTCTGTGGATCGCCGGGTTGAGGAGGCCTGTTTAGAGGAAAATCTGTCCGCCACCAGTGACGCCCGGGGTAATCTGGCCGCAGCCCATGAGCACGCCAAGTCCCTAGAGGCAGAGTTATCTCACGCCCGAAGGGTTCTTAAAGAGTCTGACAAGAGGGCAACTGCAGCAGAGGTCCGTTGTGAGGAAGtcctgaagcagctgtcctccgcAGTGGATGCTCTACGTGAGAGGGACGAGGCCGTGAGCCAGAAGGAGGAGGTCCAGCGCCAGTACGAGCAGCTGAAGGTAAAATTTGATGCCGTTTTGGCTCAAAAGAGTGAAGCCGTAGCTCGGGTTGTGGTCCTgaagcaggagctgagcaagcAAGCTGATAGTGTTAAGGGCTTGACTTTGGTGGCAGAGGAGTCCAAACTTCAGAATCAGCAACTCTGCCAATAA